ctattatattttacccaaaaaataaaacgcaccttaatttttaattatacccttgcggtgtattgtatttttagtCAGATTAAGTGATCTATGAATTGTCCACAAAGTATCctataaaatatctattaatATCGATTTAAAGTAGGTACATATTTGAGATCTTCTTGAGGAGATGCAAGATTGATACAATGTCATAAGGCAGGTGGCAAGCTATAATATTAGCCCTTCAAATAATTCcatttatacttatttataattcGCTGCAACGTGACTAGAATATGTCAGTTGGGAACACTGaagcaaataatttaattacgcatttaacaatttatttgtttgacCAGATATCGCGTCATTTGTATTGCCGTCTCGACAGCAATATAATTACGCCCAAATGGGGTCTAAACAATGGTCCGTCATAGAAAAAGCAACCAACAGGAAGCTGTGACGTGACAAGAAACACTATGAACAAATacttttttatacaaaatgttGCATAATTGAACAATTAAAGAATAAGTGTGAAAGCTAGATTTGTCAATTGATTCGTTTTTAAGGCCTTGTTACTTTTATATCAGTTTCATGCAAAGTTACAGGcttcttatattttaattgaattttctaaAGTTTACTGaactatatatttaatattatttaattattgtagATGTAAGAAACATACATTTATCACTTAATGGCATGACGTTTATTTTTGTGACTGAAACAtgcaaaactttaattatCGTTAAAGTAGTCTCAAagaaaatggcaaacaaatgGCACGAGAATATAATAATTGGCACAGGTAACAAATTGTCGCTTGTtagattattatttaatagtttttgccACATTTTGATTAGCATTCGAAGCACCCTGTAAGggtaattttcaatatttacaaacaaataattatCTTTGGGCTATAATAAACATCAACTTGTGTTAAACTGCAAATTTACACTTCGGATATGTTTGATTTTCCTAGGCTGTgattattgtttgtttttattcgcTGATCGTTTGATTTTCACTTGAATATATTGTGTACATATAGCATTTCTACAGCCTTTAGAGTGTCATCGTcattaaataatatgaaaataatcTAGAATCTATGAATCTTCTAGAATTTCTAGAAGTAATCACTAATTAGTTAAGAGATATGAAAACATAAGTCAAGCTGCAATCATAAAAGTTATACAGATAAGCATATAAATTAgattttgttataatttaaaacattgtttagtatttcaaaaaataatatgacaGATCCATCTCGAAATACAACTCAAACCTGTTCCTCTTTCGTCGCACCAATGGCTGGAGCTTCGATCAGCCCCAGGGCTTGGAGCGCGTGTTGGTTCCATTGATTAGTGCattaattatgtttttaaatatttcccaaaCATTCTCACGCAATATACCCCACATCAGGGGAAATAGGCAGACCATGTCTATGTATACTTTCACCCAAGCCGACCCCAAATCCCCGCATCTGTCCAAGTGCCTCGGTTTCGTCTTCATAGATAGTAACCGAAGATAACCAGTTCGGGAACATTTTGTACACAAAGGCGTCGCTTGGTGGCTGTGTTGTGTCGCCGCCGTTCGGGAATCTTTTATAAGGCCCCCGCGGGTCAGGCATTCTGTTCAGTTTGAATTTTAACGGCGGCGTGTGCAGTTGCTCGGCCTTTTAATCAGCACGAACCCGTGAGTGTCAATTGAAATCTAGTGTTCTATCGTATCCCTagatgcaaatatttttaattgggcTGATTACACTCCCCAATTGTCAGTCCCAATGAGTGTACAATAAACAATTACTGTGGTATTGTGTGGTGTGATATTTGAATAggctttatttgtttgtttgctttgctttttggGCGTTATTGGGTATCAAATGGTGGGGTCTGTTCAGTTAGTGATAGTGAATAgcaaaagttataaaaatagtAGAGCACATCGATTATACAATTGATAAGGTAATGCGTACTTGTTTGTCTGGAATTGTAAGAGTAAATGCAATCGCTTTATTTGATAATAGTATATTCCTGGGCATTCTTagatttaattcaaaataagtaaaaaaaaaattaattacttaagTTTGAAAAGATCTCCGCCTCGAAATCAGTCATTTATATTTGAAGTGATATATATTTCGTAAAAACATTAGAAGATATAGAAGAAACAATTGGTGACATAAAAATAGTTACGCTCGAAAACTTTACtgtacaacaaaataaatcataggttcttttaaataattacataAAATAGGTAttcgtttttagttttttgacatttccaatatttattttatcctatagaatattaattttactttatttatttgaaagttAAATCCAACTCGGGAttgttgaaaaatataatCTAGAAATCAAACTACTTGAAGAAAATACAATTACCTGTAAAAGGCCAAGAGCAGACTTGCCTAAACTAAAAGTTTCTAATATTCTTCACCAATTGTTTTCCTTACTTTTTACAATTTACTTGAGGCCCAGTTAATATTCTCTAAACTAagcttgtgttttgtttgtaaaAGTCGAGAAGCCTACTTCTAGAACAATGATGAAATgatgattatttttttgcaaagaATTTGAAATCGCTGGatttctaaaaaatgtttcttaattaaattaccaCTTTACCTTATTTTGTAGcgttttttgttagttttattttattttaaataaagcacCTGCCAAAACAGTTACGTAAGCTCTCCGCCACTTTAAGCTTCAGCTTCTGAGAGAGAACTTTATTAAAGCCAGCGTTAGACTGCTCTTTTTTTATGACTTTAGAAGGTCTACAGGTGGCATTTGGGCCCGTTCGACTTTGGGCCTGCTTGGCTTCCAGGTGCCATCCGATTTGGGACTTATTATTACATGGGAGTACCTTATAGGTAAAGCACCCACAGGTGTGTGCTTTGCCTGAACGGAATGTCAATTAAGAGGACAGGTGGTGTACCCCCTACACTACGCCTCTGTAGGGTCTCACTCTATCTCTCGTTTGCTGTAAGCTTTTGCTCAATGTGGTTTTGGCGGGCACTCAAAAGCGCTCTGGTTCTCAGCGTATCTTTGCCGGCAATGAGAGCACTATTCGCTCTTTGACTCACACATTAAAGCATTTCTGAGATAGCGCTCAATTTTCAACTAGAAAGTGCTCAATCCAACAGAATTTTGCTCGCAGCTGCTAGTCAAcagaaagtatttaaaattattgcacattaacaaaatataagcCACAGATGGCGGTACTCAAAACAAGATCGAGTGATggatttggaaaaaaaaaaacaggcaatttaatttgcaattttatatttaatctatttattttagtcGACTTTTAATAgcaatataaatgtttttacGAATAAATCAAGCTATGTAGCTTTAAAAAACAGCTTTCAATGTTACTAGCAGTACAGCGCCCCTATTATTCAGAATTTCTGTAGTAAATAATGTTAACCGAATGCGCTCTGAGAATGAAAAACCGAGTATAAATTTAAGCTTTCTTATTACAAGAGCGCGCAACTCTAATTCTGAGACCGACCGAGTGTAAACCCAACGTGTGCTTTCAGTCCCGTTTTTTGGTCGTCGGTCTCCGGGCGTAAAAATCAAGTTCgccagaaaaaatataaaaaaagaataaaatagtaaacaaaaacagcagcggttcaaattaatttaataattaaatattacatattttcaaACGTGTTGATCTTCAGTCCcccaatttttttattattcgaCGTTTggcaaaataaatagaaatagtAAACAAAATCCAGAAAATACGGGACCAggaaataaaacataaatataaagaataacGAAAGTGCGAGCAACAATTGAACGATAGTGGAACGCTAGCGGAATTATGAACGAATTGGGTGAATAAAAGCACACGGCAAAGGCAAACGCAAACGCAAACGAACTGTAAATACGCGTTGCGTTTATCTATCTTCCGCATCTGCCGCGCTCAACAGGCAACAGCTGATTAACGCTCTTTCCGTGCGTTCCCCTCTCCCCCACTCAACCattcgtacatatatatgtttatatatttaatttttcaacgATCCACAGGCTATATCCGCTGTGTAAACCATTAAAAAAGGCGCACAGTGGCGGACTTTGAATTTATGGATTTCTGTGGTGTCCTTGCAAACAAGTGTCGCCTCTGggcgagcagcagcagcagattgttattgttgttttttgtgattaccatttgttgttgttgtggcagTCATTATCCTTAATGTCCTGTGATGAGCACCATGAATGTGGTGCATCCGTGTGTATGTTCAGAGTGTGTGACTGTGGGAATCCAGGCATTCAAGCTTGCGGCTTTAAAGGCAATTTAAAGGTCTCAAAAGTGTATAATTTGTGTATAGATTTCCTTAAATAACTTATGATTGGTCAGTTGGCTTTCTCTGATTCAAAGACAtttgaaaactttaaataaatttgtaatatcaTAAaatccttttgcttttgcatCTTTGCAAGTTTTTTAGAAGATTTTAAAGTAGTTTACTAAATTTAGTTCTTTAGTTGGCTTGATTTAAATCTCTGAAAAATTCCTTtacatttctttttatatattttttctaaattttctgGTAAACCTAATCCAAATCCGATTTCAAAGCTTTAAATTTCTGTATATTGAATTTTCTACGCCGCCATAAACTTTTTCCAGCCATCGAATACTGTTTTTTAAGTGGCTTTAGCCCCGCTCATATTTCGAGAGTTCACAGCACTTCTCATCCTGGCACTTGGCAACCGACAGAATGTTGTTTTTGagtttcataaaataaatacacagaTCGCGGGGTAAAGGCGTGAGGGCGGCGGAAATTGCAACCGAATCCATAGCGACACTTGAGTGGCAGCAtcacaaaacaaatatatacagGTACACTCTCCTCCGCACCGACACAGAAACAGTCCTGTACAAGGCACTTTGGCAACACCTGACCTGCCTGCCTGACTGCCTTCCACCTGTCCCATCTGCACCACCGTTCACACCTGTCCCTCCAGCCAACTGCCTACCAAGCCACCCACCGCCTCACGCCCCTTTCGGCTGGCTGTCTAGTAGCTGTCCATCAAGTTtgccttaatttaattaagcgCTCAATGTCCTTACTGGCAACACTCTGCCGCACACACTTACAATTCAGGCAGAGGGAAAAATggttgataaataaaatattttatagttggTTTAAATGAGAAAGGtttattgtttactttttaaatatttcattttttaaatatacggAATTTTTAATCCCTTTTTAAAGCTTCCAAACAATTCCTACTTTGTTTTTATAAGTCCTAGTTTTCTGTCAGTGCATAGATACAAGGCAACGCTTGATTTGTGGCTGCCTTTTTTCACTCTTGACTGCAGCaggctcacacacacacacagagcacTTATACACTTACAGGCCGAGACTTCAAACCGCAAAAGCCACAGGCCATTTGGGCACGAAGGATATTACaggacgcacacacacacacaggcaagCCCGTCCCGGCCACGGAACAAGTTCACATGGTGCTCCCCGAGAGAAGGGGGTCTTGTAGACAAGGTTACTGGAGAGATGGCACATTTTTTATAGTGCTCATAGTGGGATCTCCGCCTGCACCGCCCACCTCGCATGCTCGTTTTTACCGCAGCGAAAGGCAACAATAACATGGCGGCCACCTGCTGCGGCTGCACTTGAGTCCATTTTCCTGGCATATTTGCCTGTTTATTATCCGCCTCCTGCCGCCTCCCTCTGCCACTTTGTTTGTGTAGCGACcgactgtctgtctgtttgtcagtttgtaaatttttaataagctTTTGAGTTtgcttctttttgttttatttgcagAGAATACTTTTctttggcctggcctggctttGCTGGGTTTGTTTTCCCCTTCCCTCGGCGGACGAGGAAAACTTAAGACAGAAAAGCTAAATGCAAAAATtccactttatttattattcatcaAATTCCGTTGGCTAAATGGGCATTTCACTGTGgtctcataaatatttattttccacttttgGTTTGGCAATTTGACTTTATATTTGTTGTGGCATTCTTTTTGTGctgtcataaatatttatttttcactttCCGATTGATGTgcgtttaatttgtttttgtgtttttcacacataaattttgttattttgttattttgtctTTGAATTTGCTATATTATCTTGCTTTTTGGCTCATTTCTGTGCGCTCTGTTTACATTTCCGCTTTTCGTGCAGAGAATTCTCCCGCACCCTGTCATCCTCAATGCCTTTCCCAGTCGTCTCTGCACTTCTCCGGTGAGCACAGACGGGGGCATAATAATTTTTGCCAGCAAATATCAGCCGCAGGGAATCGGGGAATGGGCAGGCTGTGGCCCGGGGAGGATGGGGTCAGCTAATGAACTCGAGAGCAGACCATGCTCTGTCCGAGAGGTGACTAGAGATGGTCATTGTATAAGCCGATATAATGATTtaatataatgtaataataataataattgtattttatttataagtcAAGAAAGTGAATACTTTAAAAGGACTTCAGGGGGAATAATATGTTTATTTCTTGTAATAAGCTTATTTCTTATAATAAGTTTTTTATAGTAACTTGCTTCTGGTTctttatcaataaataattcacTTCTTATAAAAGCTTAGTAAAACAAACACCTTtttaaaattccttaaaaattattcaatcCTTTAATTTGAAGCGGCAATCACGTTGCCATCACCAGAACATGATTGATGTTTAAAATTGTATGAGTAATTGGGGTTTGGGGCTTGCGGTGTATTGGGCTTTGCTTCGGCTTAACTGACAGACGTTAATTTGTGTTTGGATataacgatgatgatgatgatgatgatgataacgATGATGAAGATGTTATTTTTGCTGTTTGCCGGTCGATGTCGAAGGCATTGACTTTTAGCACGTGCTGTGCGCACATTTATATAAGCCACTGTTAGAGTCTGttgttttgatttcgtttCTGCCCGCTCAgcaaaattgtaaaactgtcaatttcaattaaaatcggaGAGCAAAAGAGAGGACAACCGAAATtgacttaattttattttcaatttttttcccTCCACATTTTCAGCTTGAAAGCCGCGGCAAACTTTAAGAGAGAGTTAAAGAGTGAAAACTGAGGGAAAACGGAGCTCAACCATGAACAGCGATGAGGTGCAATTGATCAAAAAGACCTGGGAGATTCCCGTGGCAACACCCACAGATTCTGGAGCGGCGATACTGACGCAGTTCTTCAACCTCTATCCGTCCAACTTGGAGAAGTTCTCCTTCCGAGATGTGCCCATGGAGGAGCTGCCCGTGAGTTGactaaaacataaattttatttaaatttaaattaatatattaattttttcccagGGAAATGCACGCTTTAGGGCGCATGCTGGCAGGATCATCCGAGTGTTTGATGAGTCCATCCAGGTTCTTGGGCAGGATGGCGATCTGGAGAAACTGGACGAGATCTGGACCAAGATTGCCGTCAGTCACATACCCCGGACCATTTCCAAGGAGTCGTACAATGTAGGCGCTAGCATAAGAATACAAGGTTATTTATCAATAACATtattatttccaaatttaacAGCAACTGAAAGGCGTGATCCTGGATGTCTTGACCGCGGCCTGCAGTCTGGACGAGAGCCAAGCGGCCACGTGGGCCAAGCTGGTGGACCATGTCTACGGCATCATCTTCAAGGCGATCGACGACGACGGCAATGCTAAGTAGAGCAGGCACCTACAGCAGATGCTACTGATGCCGGCGGTGGCACATGCAACACATGCACAGCTTATGTAGTTCTAAGTAATTGATAAATGTTAGCTATTCTCGTTTTGTAATAATGAATGCGAATgtccaaaaaccaaaagcctagaaaacaacaaacaccCGAAACGTATGTCTACGTAGAGCTATTTCTCTCAcacacaacaaaacacaacacaacacacacgcCCACACCCGCACTTGCATTGCTCTGTAAAGCTTTAACCCATTGTCAGCCTTAAGCACTTGATAACAAAAGGAATAAATGAAATCAGCAagagaaatataaaaccaactaataaatacaaatcatttataaatcatgcgtcatttaattatttatttatatatgttttcttGATATCTCGATATTTTTATTCttctgaattttaatataaaattaagttttttatctacatatgtatatgttcaTTATAATCCTTGTATTGCTTACCTAACTACCCCTTTTAATCCCTATACATCACTTAAGTTTTCTGATTCAAATTGTTTGCAGTTGTTGTGGCtctccactttttttttgtattttgcaaATCCACATAAAATCATAATTACAATAATTGCTCTCTCGTTCATAAATAGGACAACGGGAACAGCATTTAAGCTCACTTGAAAACCATTTCCGCTTTGCCTGATTTTTACCAGCCGCAACTCGCACTGAAAGCTGAGCAAAACAATGCAAACATCGCTCAGCGGTTTACTGCCACCCTGAAAATGCTATTAATTTTTCCACACTTAAGAGCACAAAAGGGGTAAAACGGCGGAAAATGCTGGAAAAGCAGCTGGTGCTGTTTTTAGCCGAGATGCGTGTCCTGGCAAACAATGtggggcgtatgagcaatgcgCGCATGAtgacattgcgtatacgccacgaTGTGTCCATGAATGTCCAAAATGAAAAAGCGCATTAAGGAGGTCTCAAAGTGttggaaaattatgaaaagaGGGGGAAAAATGGTTGAACTGCTTGGTCTAAAAATTGCTTCAACtggaaattacaaaatttcaaaatcaaaatgctAAGAAGGTAAGAAATAAGCACAGCTACAAATTGATTTGATTGcctaacaaaattaatttatttagtgaaATTGTAGATTACTTTAGTTACATCCGTACTTGGTCTTTAGAGTCAGGAAAGTATTCATCATGCAATGGGCACTTTGTCCCTTGCGATCCAAATAAGTTTTAAGAGCGTTATTAAATTCCTGCTTGGTGGCATCTGATGTactcttcatttttttcaccATTCTGGTCGCATCCCGGGAGAGAAAGTTATCGAACGTCTTGATTTCCTTGTTGGTTTCAGACCTGTAAGTGAGGTAGGTTTGCCGAAACTCGTTGGTGTCCTTAAAGAGCGGATTGGCGAGAATCTTATTCTTGTAGGCGCAGCGGAACTTTAAAAGAAAGTCCAATTTCTGCTGAGTAGTAAGTAACTGGAGAGTAGAGTTCTCTTTTAAGAATGTCTCAAAGTCAGAATTTCGTCCCAGTTTTTTTATCACATTTTTTTCCACATCCAAAGTCTTTTTCGTTAGGGACTCCACCAAAATTTCTCGATCTTCTTCAACATCCTTTAGAAATTCACAGAACTTC
Above is a genomic segment from Drosophila kikkawai strain 14028-0561.14 chromosome 3R, DkikHiC1v2, whole genome shotgun sequence containing:
- the LOC108080997 gene encoding uncharacterized protein codes for the protein MSAQGATVGVQELNKMQFPLIVALTLTLLGFAWGNPTEGDKQKFCEFLKDVEEDREILVESLTKKTLDVEKNVIKKLGRNSDFETFLKENSTLQLLTTQQKLDFLLKFRCAYKNKILANPLFKDTNEFRQTYLTYRSETNKEIKTFDNFLSRDATRMVKKMKSTSDATKQEFNNALKTYLDRKGQSAHCMMNTFLTLKTKYGCN
- the glob1 gene encoding globin CTT-VI; this encodes MNSDEVQLIKKTWEIPVATPTDSGAAILTQFFNLYPSNLEKFSFRDVPMEELPGNARFRAHAGRIIRVFDESIQVLGQDGDLEKLDEIWTKIAVSHIPRTISKESYNQLKGVILDVLTAACSLDESQAATWAKLVDHVYGIIFKAIDDDGNAK